DNA from Xiphophorus maculatus strain JP 163 A chromosome 6, X_maculatus-5.0-male, whole genome shotgun sequence:
GCTACAAGTCTGTACTCCCCCGAGTGTTATTTTTGGAAACCGCGGGTTTCAGGGAAAAGACGGATACCTTTCTTCTAGCCAATCGGAGCTCGTTGTGGCTATTGCAGAAATTCTATTGGATACTTTAACCGGAAAGCCCGCCTTCACGGAATCGTTCTGACAAAgccaagcaaaaataaaataaagcaaaataaaataaaataaaagcagcaaggAATTCCACAATATCTACCAGCAGTCTGGATTAAATTATGCAATAATTATTACTTGTACCATTGCTACAACTGCTGCAAATATTTCTTATTGTTAGGAAAACCAATATTGTTTCGATTTCCAGAATGAGttacacatttttcaacatCTCAAGTTTTGGTAAAATTGCCTTTTATACTCTATGAGTTGGgtcaaacatttagtttcctCCAACTTCAAACTTATTTTCTGCAATATAGGTTCATTCCTTCTACAGCCCTGGGGAGAATGCCATCTCCCCCATAAAGTATTACCACTATTTATAACTCAAACACATACAATAATAAATTACACTATTTGTATATGACAACGTTCGTAATATGAAGATGCTTAAAGAGtcttttgtttctgcattttaccgttagtttgacatttttaattttctgagtcAAAATAGGAGGCATACGATTCTAAGcgtttctttaattttcatgtACAAATTTGATGAACAACACCATAATACATATCTGGACAAACAGAACATAGCAAAGATGATCCCATTACATAAAACAACCATCTGGGAGAAACTGGGAAAAAACTCTGTTTGTTCCAGGTGCAATTACTGCAAGGGTCCATATGgtgttctttttaattttttcaccaCTATGTTTCTCCATTAGCCACATGGCTTTATTTGTTATCCACAAGCTCCCCTGCAGGAGGATCATCACCCCGACTTCAATGAGACACTTTTCTATCCACAGTAccaactgaaatgaaatgaatcagAAACAATTCCCACTGACAGAAACTGCCAGCGTACAAACTAAAATAGGTTGAAAGGGCACAGTAGGAAAATACACTCTGCGGTGCTGTTGCATAAGTGAAAAAGAGAACAGAACAACATAACTGCTCATTAAAGAAATACATACTTATGTAACAGTCATTACATATGTTTTGAGacatatatatttcatttaaactaattaaacttttttttatggcaATAGTAAAGACAATGTTTAGCTGACATTTAGCTCTTCCAGTTCTGCAGGAATCACATGGACAAGCAAGCTCCAGCTGCATTGGGGAATGTTCATCCATTCTGCTGAAATATGGCTCATTATAATCACCATTTGTAATTCTTTTTACAATACATACATTATACAGTAAAATAGATTTCTCTAGCATTAGGTCCATTTTGATGCAAATAATCTATTATCATAGTGCTCTGCTATGCTTAATTGGATGCTTAGAGGTAATTAGTTCCTCAGAAGTTTTCTCCACATGCACTGACAGCCATTTTAACAGAATATTTAAACaattaattctattttttttccagcactATATGGGTCAGCACCTTCTGCAAAGTTCACTGTTGGtgaggttttttcttttcaatgcaGGGAATTGTCTTGATGGATCCTAGAAATCGTGTTCAGTCTGATAACTGGCTGGTTTTGCATGCACGCTTTGTCGTCATGTAgcccacttcacagttatgagTTGAAAGAGCCAAGTATAATCACACAGTCCTCCACAGATACACGCAGTCGTGGGCACACACTTATGGTGCCATGGCTGTGAAAAGTGAGCTTTGAAAAGCCTTATGAGCGCTTTAGTAGAAAGTGTCCATCCTAGTGGTGGTAGTCCCTTTTACTGTGTGGACGGTTGCCCAGAATATGGTCCATTTCTGAAGCAATACCTGCTGTAATCTTTGGAATTACCTAAAatgtgcagaagaaaaacaacagtgcATCATCAAACACTGACAATGCTGGGCACCAGCACAAAGAAGCAAATGTTGGAAAGGGCTTGAATGTGTACCTGAATGGCTCCCAGGTTTTCTGTTAGCTGGGTGGGATTGGAGGCCCCCAGGAGCACTGAGCTGACTCCCTCATTCCTCAAGCACCAGGCTTAAGATCAGGATAGCAGAATATTGGTCTAACAGGGTCATGGTAAttctaatgaaaatatatttaacagtggacacaacaaaaataactttgataTTTACCTATGGCTAACTGTGGCAAGGTGCATCCTAGTTTTTCTCCAATATGAGTCAGTTCTTTTAGTTTGGATTGCTGTTTTCTTCCATCCTCACTCGTTATCTTCTCCCTCAACCACTGATATGgctagaaaaataaagatgcatACACAGCATTAAaccttaaacataaaaaacaacttaaactaCATATTGTTGCAAAAGTGACTGAACCTCTTTTGttactttacaaccacaaaccaaACCATAATGAGTATTATTAGAATTTCACGGGCCTctacacaaagtagtgcattatTGTGAATTGGAGGAAAACTataatttgtggttttaaaacatGAGGCATGCATTCATATTTAGCCTTTCTTTTTAGAGCCACTGTTTGTTAAAATAACAACTCTAATTGACTAAAAATGTTGCCCATTTGGATGCCTATATTTTTGCCAGTTCTTTGCAGAATAATTCAAGCTCAATCAAATTGAACAGAGAGCACTGGTGAACAAGTCATTCCTCAGACTTCTACAGGCTTTAACTGGGCCATACTAACCCATTAATCTTCCTTGATTTAAACCAATAAATTGTAGGTCCGGCAGTGttgtttatttgctgtaaaataaatgatccCAGTCTCAGATCTTTCAAGGCTAACAGCTTTTCTTCTAGGATTGCTAGTATTTAGCTCCATTAATCTCCCCGTCAACAGTGATTAATTTCCCTGTCCCGCAAGACTGTGACTCCTGTTTCAttccttctttttatttttgcagctgtCAGTTACAAAGCTGGGGCTGCATAGATGGTTTCCCCCAAGGTGGAATTTCATCTAACATACCATCAAATTGTGTCATTTGTAAGAATTGTCAAACAGCATACACAATGAGGTATCAGACCTTCTGGAAGAGAATGCAtgtcattttgttgtattaATAGGTACAACAAGGCCTGCTAATGTAATAGCTAATTGAGCCATCATTCAGCACCATTTAGCAGGTTCAATTTAGGTCTTGTCTGACACAAGCAGTTTCTTTTGCATGTCTGCTGACTCCCCTACATTGCCTAATTTCTTTCAAGGACTAATTTCTTTTTGTCGATCTAACACTAGATTTATATGAAAGAACAACAACCTTTTGACACCATAGTtatgttagaaaaatatttttcctttcaaaatgtgaaactctCCAGCTCATTGAGAGCTATTGACCTCTTCATTACTTCTCTGATTAAAGCTTTCCTTGCCCTGTCAATGTAGGCGGACAACCATAACTGTATAGCATTGCATTTGTGTAGTGCTCTCCATTTTTGGATGATAGATTGGAGAATGGTGTATTagctttagaattttatttccAATACATTTTATGAGCACATATTGTTTTACTTcccagttatttaaaaatatgtgttcACATAGAATcccactgaaatgtttcaaagtttGTGCAACAAGGACAATTGTGAAGTGGCTAAAAATTATTAACACTTTTGTACTTTATGTACTTTATACTGCAATGCAGTATAATTTTTTGAGGACTGACAcatgaaaataacatttctacCTTCATTGCAGCTCTTGAGGATTCTGGGATGCCATTATCATACTTTCCAGTGATAATCCCACATGCCAGAGGAGACCAAGAGACCACACCCACACCTATAGAAGAACATAAACATATGATGTTGACTATCCAGGACAAGACTCgctgaaaataaatggaaacttGCTACACTTACCTATTTTATGGTAGAGCTCAGGAAGCTGAGTTTCCACCTTCTCCCGCTGGAAGAAATGATACTCAGCCTGCTCGCACACCGGTGGAATAAGATTAAACTGTCTGGCCACAGAATAGGCTTCCTAATTAAAGGTGAAATAGAAATCGAAGAGgtaaagaaaacatgcaacacTGACCTTTATGTTTCACGACTTTTATCTATTCCCAGAGCTGCATATAGTATCATCTTTTAGCATGTTAGCCTTCTGATTTTATTAGCTTCATTATTACttactacatttttaaaacaaagtcaaattttaagCAATGTGAAacatatataaattttttaatgtttttttatgagttGGAAATCACATTCAATAGAAAACTATGCTGAacaaattacattatttaacatatttcttcAGTTCTGAATAAGAGAATGAGGCAGAGGTATTTTCCCAGATGACGATATAATAGTAACAACATGGActgataaaaatgaattaatatcGATTAATTCATCTAACCTCCCATGTCGTGTAATATCTTTTGCAATAACTTACCATGATCTCCATGGCAGACCAGCGAGATGTTCCCCAGTACATGGACATCCCTTGGTTGATCACATGAGTCATAGCTCTCacaatttctataaaaacacaaatatggaACACTAAATAAGTGCATTGTTGACATTTGAATATTAGTTGGTGCAACCACTGAAAGTTGGAAGACCTTTAATAagacacagtttgttttttttgctgaagcTGGCAGCTCCAGggtttactttaattaaaacttgtttgtACACACATGTGACTTGCTGGGGTCACATTAGATCATTTGCACACATGTGTGCAAATGCTGTGGGGCTGGTAGTGAAAAAGCTGCCTTGACAAAACGCGTCTTGTGCTGTGCAAATATATAAGCGAGGTGAAACTGGGAGAGAAGTCAGCTGTAGccttcaggtgtgtgtgtgtgtctgtgattATGACAcgaaaagcagcaaaaatgcTCTGTTTGGTTATTTACATGCTAAGGAAAAGAGCTTTATTCACGAATCCATTTGTAAAGAACTTCCAAAATAGCTCTTAAATCAGGAAATCCTCTGGTGGTAGATCATATGAATGTCTCACTATacacaaattatttattactaAATTCAGTTTGCCTAATATTGCATTTGCATGTCAGTTAATGAAAcctctattccatttgcacaatgAAAATGCTGCTGCAAGAGTGTGAAGTTGATAGGGTGAGAATTAGGAAGAGATTTAAATCCACAGAAGAGTGATAAAAGACAACtaatgattttctttaattacCGGAACTTTCTTTAAACCAAATTGTGCCTCAGTGAGAGACAGAGAGCAAGTCTATGTGCGTGGGCGAAGCAGGTGGGAGGGTAGAGGATCTGCTCCAAAGTGGAGGGATGGAAGACAGGATGTTGAGGGATGCgaggacagaaagaaaagaacgtGAAGCAAGAAACTGGCATATGTGGTTTATAAAGATTCTATCTGAAAGGGGACCTGTTACTTATTATCCTTGTCTTGCTCCTCACATACCAATATCAACCGAAAACTGGAACTAAACTGCACCTCAATTCTGTTGGTAATGTGTTACTGTGTGGTCTGCAATGGACTGACGGTTTGCAGGTATATCAGAGCCAGGGGAGTAAAGTCACAGCTTAATGTGGCCACTTTTAACTTTGCTCTTGTAGAGCTGTGAATAACATCACAAATATGGTCTTTAAATTATGTGGGTAATGGTATTGTCAGCTAATGTGTTAGCTGACAATACCATGTGTTAAATTTATCGAGAAGGAAATCCATCATACCAGTGATGGTTTTTACTCTTAAAAATTAGGTGCTCTTAGTTTTTGGAACACGAAAATCCGACTTCAGAGAGCAAAGACATACAatgttaacatgtttgtttttaaaatttaaagtttagttGAGATTTCCAGCACATCTTGCCAGAGTTTTCCTAAGCTgagtaaaaaaatgaaaaaataaaggttatttGGATTAATAAAGAAACGCTTgcaacatgacagaaaaaaaaactcttctttAAGGCAATAAACTCCTTCTGCTTGCTCATCCAAATCTCCTTTATTGGTATGCATTGGTAATAGAAAGTTGCTTGGCTGTTAGCCCGTTTCTGCATGTCCTTGAGCTCTTTCCCAGCAGCAGTGAGCCACAAAGTCTGGAACATTTGGTGAGCTCCAGCCAGCAGGTATGACAGTGCCCCTTCTGAACCGTGAAGCAATAAGTGTGAGAAAACCCTCAACACACACTAATAACTGTACATGTCTGGACAGGTGTCTCCGTGGATGTCAGTGTGTTTCTGTCAGATTTGTTCTGGAGACGTTTCTGCTTTTTGAagctttatttatattcttcCTGCATGCACACAGAGAGCGTGCTGCTCATCAATATATCGCATCAGGGGAGATTTTCAACGCCTTGGAAAACCGCATTCAAGGTTTACGGCTCTGGGAGGGAAGGATTTGATGACAATGAAGGCAGGTGTTGAAGCTATTCTACTGAGAAGGGTGTCAAGATGCTGGGATCGtcataaaatgatttcattaaTGAAACTTGTATGCCTTTCAGCAGCTTTTGTGatgttctttatttaaaatcagatgCAGGATGACTGGTTTGCAATACAATTCAGAGCCTTGAGCTGTTTGGTTATCAGGCCTTGGTGTAGCCTGATAGTACAATAATTGACATGCGTTCTGCTCCAGTAGGCAGAAATCTCAGTGTGTGTGCTGTTTGACAATTCTTATAAATGACACAATTTTTGACATGTCAGATGAAATTTCACATTGGGGGAAACCATCTTTGCAGTGCCAACTTTCCAACTGACAGGCGCAacaaaaagtagaagaaaataaacaagagtCTTGTGAGAAATGGTGttaagtaaagaaagaaaaaaacagtcaggAATATCAGAGGACTGGTAAGAGTCAAAGAAGAATAAGGCCATGGGATAAGGGACGCAGTGATGATAATAAAGACAGACTCTGCTGCCATGACATCACTTTTCGTCCCCAAGGGGACACAAGTTGTCTCACACAAGGTCGTATGTAGttagggtaaaaaaaacaaagcaaaacaaacaaacacatgcatgcatgcataaGCACCTGTTAGTTACCACTGGATGTCCCTTTAAAATGCTACCATGCCTCCTTCAATAATTGATGTTGTTAAGTTAGTTTATATTGATTCCTGCGTGTAAAACAAGATGTGAATAACAAGTTCACCATGCTGCAGAGGTCCCAAGAGGAAACAACAATCAGTGGAAAGTATTTGGGGCACATTACAGAACTGATGCATGGCATTAATCTTACAGTGGCTACAAGCCAAAATCAAGTCAAAATGATTTTCTATTCAATAATTTATGTGAATGTTTGCAGGACTTTATTTTAGATGTTCTATTTCTTTATTACTGTAATTATACAACAGTAATCAGAAACTGTGACAAATCTTATTTCTTGTAAAGACCATAACAAACTTAAAAGTGTCCTAATTCCCAAAAGGCATACATCTGAACATAAGAAACAACATGAATATTTCACAATACCTTATTTTTAACCattgctgcttgtttttttttattacttgatttaaaaataaatattaaaaaaagctaataaaatcaaaagtaaaagcATAAACACTTTGgttgaaataaagtaaatgcTTTTTATTACTATTAAGAACTTTTTGAAACAGTAGTCAGGAGTTAGGGAGCTCAAGTTATGTTCACTAAAATATGATCATTGATCAATAAATCAGTCAGATTGACAATGAAATTTTATTACATCAAAGGAGTGAAACTATTTGAAGGGCCAAATCTGATTTGACGGGGGAGACTGTGGGGTTTACCTGCCAGTTATCACAGCTAATAATGACAGCCAGGCCTCTGGAACAATGAGTATGACAGACTGGCCTCCCACAGTCAGCTGGTTGTCAAGGGAGGCGACAAAGGGGAAGGAAATGAGGAGCAACATATTTTTAGGAGATCAAAAAGACACCATGCCTTTAGGCAGATACCACCTCTGGAGAAGGTTTTGTGtgaagagacaaaaaagaaTCTCAAGTATCTTCAGAAGAGAAGTAATTGAGGAAAACTCTGGAAACGACTATAAGAAATTAATAATAACATATGGTGGATGCAAAGGAAAGACATCACTGGAGCTTTGAAAAGTAGAAATCAAGTACAAGTGCACAGCGGGGCTGGTAGAAAGAGAGACCAACCCAAAAATATACCAGCCGCTCCCGAAGGAGGCAGATAATCCTGCTTCTGACGAGCAGGGAGGGCTGGGAGCGGGAGTAGCTCAGGGACCCTGTGGAAGATAGCAGTCCCACAGAGACGCAAGAGAAATAGAGGGAGACTGAGAGACGAAAATAGAGGACAAGAGGACAAGAAATGAGGCAAGATTATCATATTAACTTATGTCAGCGCGGGTCAGAGGAATTCACTTCTACTTGACTAAACAGATATAAGCCATCAGTTCAGCAAAGGCAGTGGCCTCAATAGTATTTCTCACCTTCTCATATAACAGAATGCCTCATGCTATGCTCCCAACCCTCCAACAGCCTCCAGAGGTCTGATCAAAAATCACTTACCCTCCATAGGAGTGTTGCTGTCCGTCCGGTTGGCAAAGACCACATCCACATATTCGAGCTGCATCCTCTGGAGGGAACCCTTTAAACCTGAGGTgagaaaaatgattaaacatgTTAGAATGATTTATGGGTTGGACAGAGCAAAGTGAAGTACAAAGCATTCAGCAACAGCTCGCTTTTTGCATATTCATGTTCGTCAATCGAAACAGGACCCAATCCAATTTTCCAAGCGTTTCTTGTACAATTGTACCAAAATTGTGAGCTTTCTGCAGCTTTATGCAAGCTCAATCCATGATAATGTCCTCATTAaagtaacaacaacaaagagacatttcaaaaagcACTAGCTTGgtgaaaaaacattaacatcGAGTCCTCATTATCCCGGGAAACTTGATGTCAGAAAATGCCagctaatttaaaatatttcagctctGCCATATCTTTTGATCCCAGTTCATTTGCAAGCAAATTTAATTCTTGGATACCTAAAAAGTTTGTTCTGCTTGCCAAACGCAACAAAACGGGGCCGGATTGTTGATGACAAAGCGAGagaaacaaggaaaacaaaatatatatttcacagAGGGATTGGTACATGTTACAAAATGAATGATATCCTGAGAAAACATCATTTTGTGAAAGTATTAAAGCAGAATTTCAAGATATCATCTAAGAAGTTAATAGTTAGTGGCTAATTGTTTtccaaatatgttaaatatgtgATTGAAAGTTAAGACagtaacatttttgctttattatggTGAATTTTCTAAACTAGCAGTAAAAGACCCAGAACAGGttgatgcataaaaaaaaaaaatttaaaatcctaTTTAAGCATTCAAAAGCAATCTTTGATTGAAAGTAAGCATTCTTTAAACACACCACAAGTCTTAAAGATAATCCCTCTGAAACTGAGCTCGCATTCTGacaagaagaaatgaaaaaaaaaacttgtaccTGTAAAATCCTCACTCCTCTTACATAAACAATgttagatgtgtgtgtgtgtggggagggggGGTGACCCAAACATATCAAGCTCAAAGAAGACATGGAAACACAAGAAAGGTCACTCTCAGCGCCTGCTCAACTTAAAACCAGATGAGAAATGAAAAGCGTACACAGGAGACTGCAACAAAGGAGGACGGCAGCGTAATAGAGACATGGAAAAGtaagagagtgtgtgtgtggcagatTAGTGCCTTAGGCTTCTTCATCACCCACTAATCCCAGCTGAGAGATACACCACTTCCCAGTGCTGATAGAACTCCTTATACCTTTCCCTGTCATCTGCTCCCACACAATCTGAGAACCACTTTTTTAACATGGATTTTAATCTGGGTTTGCACCGTCATCGCGCGGTGCTGTCAGCTGGATTAGCTGGAGTTTAAAGGGCCGTGAAGGGAATCTATTTTTGGAAGCAGAGAAAACACGGTGAACAACAAAGCAACTCTGCCGGCAACTGCAGCAaatgatgcatttaaaatggAAGCTCAATAAAAGTTGTTCAGTCGCTGCTCAAGCTGTCAGggaatttatgaaaatgttcaacacaTTTTCAGCCTGTTAGAGGTTTGTTCACCTCAAGGTCAAACCAGGAGAACCTATTGTTTTGGATTAGTGAACTACAGCACCTGAACAAGTGACCTtgaagggcttttttttttctgcagaagagaGTATCAACAGATGCTGCACTCAGCCGGTACATTAGTCTGTGATGACACGTGTCACACCAGTTACTCTCACAAATCTGTCATTTACCGTACAATAAAACTGGGCTTAACTAATTGATGATGATACCTTCACTTTGCTTCCCTTGAATCTCTTGCTCTCCTCAACCTTCTGCTTCTGAAACCTTGTCCCCTCTCATTCCGCCTTTCCTGGGTGCATTCGCCTTTTGTTTGGTGGGAATCGCTGCAGCGGCTGCAGTGAATGCTAATAATGTGGGAGAGGGCTGAGTCACTGTAAGAGGTGCATTGCGCTTTGGAGAGGCCAGTTGTTTCAGAAGTGGGGGCTGAGGAAGTTTTGCGCCATAAACTCAAGTAAAGTAACAATTTGGAAAAAGAGCCTGTCAGAGGAGAATAGAAGAGCGGGCACTGCAGTTGGCTCCAGCACTCCGAACGTGAATGTATAAGAAAGAAACCTGTTAGAGTAATGCGAGACAAAACATCCGACAAAGTCTGATGCACCGCTGGCCAATTCTGCTTCCAAATTCTGCTGCGTCAACACTGAAGACATGAGAAGAGACACAGACGGGAACAAGGAGGGAGGAAAAAGCAAGATTAAAGAAGGAGGTTCTGCAAGAGTGACCTAGGAGTGGGAGGGATGGTGCAACGTAAAGGACAAAACAGAGAGGAGGATTTTGGCAGATTACCTTCAATGATGTGTTTTCGGTTGAGGCCTCTCTCTGTCTCAGCTCTGAAACAAGATGAAAAAATTACAAGCTGAGAAACAGACATGAACACCTCAGCTAGAAAAGCATAAGCAGACAATTAATCATGCCAGACAAGATTCTTCATTATATGTCCCCTTCCAGCCACTAAAATCTTCAACATCTGAAGCACTACCGATCACCTAAAAGAGGAAACCTACCCAGACATGGCCAACAACCTAAACTGGAAAGAGAGCAATAATTAAAGGAACCACTAGGAGGCTCAAAGCCATCCTGGAGGAGCTGCCATTGTTGAGAGAAAGCAAGTCGCTTTTAAATTTTGCTGTAAGCAATGTAGATATACTGATATCTTTTAATTCTACGGCATCTATCTATTTTTAACGTTATTTCTGTTGATGTCTGTTAAACAATTGTTTTACCACCATCTGCTAAATCTTTTACTTGCTGAAGAcatatctgaaaacaaaataataaaaataaaatccacttaaGCCAGGGAGGATGCTGTCAGGATCTTGGgttgtttgaatttgttttgggttttattatttgtgttagTTCTaccttgtttttagtttttacttcaGTTCCTTCTTAGTGGTTgcagttatgtttgtttctttgactAGTCCTTAGTTGCTctagttttattatgtttctcaTGTCTAATTATTTTGTTAGATTCTTTTCCTAGTCCTCAGTGTAGGCACACTGGCACCTCAACCCCTTGTGTCActtcctcttctcctctctTTCCTCAGCCTGCCTTCTGCGCTCTCCCCTCACATCTACAACATGTTAGCTCATCAGCCCAGGTCTTTTGTTCAGCATTCAACCTCCCAAGACT
Protein-coding regions in this window:
- the LOC102231296 gene encoding voltage-gated potassium channel subunit beta-1-like, with the protein product MQVSFACTDHGLKAPRNGEHSKQNATSPNTTSHARARFRTVALIARSLGSFTHRYHHNLKESTAKLTGMKYRNLGKSGLRVSCLGLGTWVTFGGQISDEVAEQLMTIAYESGVNLFDTAEVYSGGKAEIILGNIIKKKCWRRSSLVITTKLYWGGKAETERGLNRKHIIEGLKGSLQRMQLEYVDVVFANRTDSNTPMEEIVRAMTHVINQGMSMYWGTSRWSAMEIMEAYSVARQFNLIPPVCEQAEYHFFQREKVETQLPELYHKIGVGVVSWSPLACGIITGKYDNGIPESSRAAMKPYQWLREKITSEDGRKQQSKLKELTHIGEKLGCTLPQLAIAWCLRNEGVSSVLLGASNPTQLTENLGAIQVIPKITAGIASEMDHILGNRPHSKRDYHH